A stretch of the Massilia sp. W12 genome encodes the following:
- the nuoE gene encoding NADH-quinone oxidoreductase subunit NuoE, which translates to MLLSELAYKKIDREVAKYPPEQKQSAVMAALAIAQDETGWLPPEVLQDVADYLGMPAIAVQEVATFYNMYNTKPVGKHKISVCTNLPCALSGGERAAHYLKEKLGVDYKETTADGEFTLIEGECMGACGDAPVLLVNNKRMCSFMSHEKIDGLLDELKGGKK; encoded by the coding sequence ATGTTGTTATCAGAGCTTGCTTATAAAAAAATCGACCGCGAGGTCGCCAAATATCCGCCCGAGCAAAAGCAATCGGCGGTGATGGCGGCGTTGGCGATCGCTCAGGATGAAACCGGCTGGTTGCCGCCGGAAGTGTTGCAGGATGTCGCTGACTATCTCGGCATGCCGGCTATCGCGGTGCAGGAAGTGGCGACTTTCTACAATATGTACAACACCAAGCCGGTGGGCAAACACAAGATTTCGGTTTGCACCAATCTGCCTTGCGCCCTGTCCGGCGGCGAGCGCGCCGCCCACTACCTCAAGGAAAAGCTGGGCGTGGATTACAAAGAAACCACGGCTGATGGCGAATTCACCTTGATCGAAGGCGAGTGCATGGGCGCTTGCGGCGATGCGCCGGTGCTCTTGGTCAACAACAAGCGCATGTGCTCCTTCATGTCGCACGAAAAGATCGACGGCTTGCTGGATGAATTGAAAGGAGGCAAGAAATGA
- the nuoF gene encoding NADH-quinone oxidoreductase subunit NuoF yields the protein MTCLHGRHIKPLILAGLDGQNWHLEDYVKRGGYQSLRKILTEGMTPEQVIAELKASSLRGRGGAGFPTGLKWSFMPRQFAGQKYLVCNTDEGEPGTFKDRDIIRYNPHALIEGMAIGAFAMGITVGYNYIHGEIFADYLRFDEALEEARAAGMLGDNIMGSNFSFQLHAFHGYGAYICGEETALLESLEGKKGQPRFKPPFPASFGLYGKPTTINNTETFAAVPFIIAMGGENYAALGKPNNGGTKIFSMSGDIAKPGNYEVPLGTPFADLLELAGGMRDGKKIKAVIPGGSSMPVLPGDVMMATDMDYDSIAKAGSMLGSGAVIVMDETRCMVKSLLRLSYFYFEESCGQCTPCREGTGWLYKMVHRIEHGQGRPDDLDMLNRIADNIQGRTICALGDAAAMPVRAMIKHFREEFAYHIEHKRCLVPAYV from the coding sequence ATGACTTGCCTGCATGGACGCCATATCAAACCGCTGATCCTGGCCGGATTGGACGGACAAAACTGGCATCTGGAAGATTATGTCAAGCGCGGCGGCTATCAAAGCCTGCGCAAAATCCTGACCGAAGGCATGACCCCGGAACAGGTGATCGCCGAATTGAAAGCCTCTTCGCTGCGCGGGCGCGGCGGCGCCGGTTTCCCGACCGGCTTGAAATGGTCTTTCATGCCGCGTCAATTCGCTGGCCAGAAATACCTGGTGTGCAATACCGATGAAGGCGAACCGGGCACATTCAAAGACCGCGACATCATCCGCTACAACCCGCACGCCCTGATTGAAGGCATGGCGATTGGCGCGTTTGCGATGGGCATCACGGTCGGCTACAACTACATCCACGGCGAAATTTTTGCCGACTACCTGCGCTTTGATGAAGCGCTGGAAGAAGCGCGCGCCGCCGGCATGCTGGGCGACAACATCATGGGCAGCAATTTTTCATTCCAGCTGCACGCCTTCCATGGCTATGGCGCCTACATCTGCGGCGAGGAAACTGCCTTGCTGGAATCGCTGGAAGGCAAAAAAGGCCAGCCGCGCTTCAAGCCGCCGTTCCCGGCCAGCTTCGGCCTGTATGGCAAGCCGACCACGATTAACAACACCGAAACCTTCGCCGCCGTGCCTTTCATCATCGCCATGGGCGGTGAGAATTACGCCGCGCTGGGCAAGCCCAACAATGGCGGCACCAAGATTTTCTCGATGTCGGGCGATATCGCCAAGCCGGGCAATTATGAAGTGCCGCTGGGCACCCCGTTTGCCGATCTGCTGGAACTGGCCGGCGGCATGCGCGATGGTAAAAAGATCAAGGCTGTGATCCCGGGCGGCTCCTCGATGCCGGTGCTGCCGGGCGATGTGATGATGGCCACCGACATGGATTACGACTCAATCGCCAAAGCCGGCTCGATGCTGGGTTCGGGCGCGGTGATCGTGATGGACGAAACGCGTTGCATGGTGAAATCGCTGCTGCGTTTGTCTTACTTCTATTTTGAAGAATCCTGCGGTCAGTGCACCCCATGCCGTGAAGGCACGGGCTGGTTGTACAAGATGGTGCACAGAATCGAACACGGCCAGGGCCGTCCGGATGATCTGGACATGCTCAACCGTATCGCCGACAACATCCAGGGCCGCACCATTTGCGCGCTGGGCGATGCGGCGGCAATGCCGGTGCGTGCCATGATCAAGCACTTCCGTGAAGAATTTGCATACCACATCGAGCACAAACGGTGCTTGGTTCCCGCTTACGTATAA
- the nuoG gene encoding NADH-quinone oxidoreductase subunit NuoG, whose product MVEIEIDGKKVEVPPGSMVMDAANKVGTYIPHFCYHKKLSIAANCRMCLVEVEKAPKPLPACATPVAAGMIVRSNSEKAVQAQKSVMEFLLINHPLDCPICDQGGECQLQDLAMGYGPSASRYQEEKRVVFHKNVGPLISMEEMSRCIHCTRCVRFGQEIAGVMELGMLNRGEHSEITSFVGKTVDSELSGNMIDLCPVGALTSKPFRYSARTWELGRRKSVSPHDAVGANLIVQVKNNQVKRVVPLENEAVNECWISDKDRFSYEALNSEERLQQPMLKQGGQWQTVDWKTALEYVAHGLRNIRHEHGADAIGALVSPHATLEEMALAAKLMRAIGSDNIDSRLRQSDFSLDGKIKPWLGMHIEELGHMERVLVIGAFLRKDHPLLSARLRQAVKHGAKLMLVHGCDDDNLIPAAAKMIAAPSDWLAALSKIVVALAARKQIAAPAGFDAVQADDAAHKIAELLDGGEGRAILLGNAAVAHPEYAKLHAAAEWIAANSGAKFGVLGEAANSVGAYLAKAVPQDKGANAFDMIAKPRKAYLVLHAEAERDCHDTRAAAAAMQAAEMVVLMSPFKQGMDYADVILPVAPFTETAGSFVNCEGRLQSFQGVVKALGETRPAWKVLRVLGNLLDAPGFDYDSAEQVRAEITKVAHGELISGLNNQSGLAPQAGQAAGGLQRLADVPIYFADALVRRAPSLQATADAKAPRALMNQATLAKHGLQAGDAVTVRQGQGSASLLAALHAGLPDDVVRIAAAHESTAQLGAMFGAVTLEKGKGA is encoded by the coding sequence ATGGTTGAAATCGAAATCGACGGTAAGAAGGTGGAAGTGCCACCCGGCAGCATGGTGATGGATGCTGCCAACAAGGTGGGCACATACATTCCTCATTTCTGTTACCACAAAAAACTGTCCATCGCGGCCAACTGCCGCATGTGCTTGGTCGAGGTTGAAAAAGCGCCGAAACCATTGCCTGCCTGCGCCACCCCGGTCGCAGCCGGCATGATCGTGCGTTCCAACAGCGAAAAAGCGGTGCAAGCGCAAAAGAGCGTGATGGAATTCCTGTTGATTAACCACCCGCTGGACTGCCCGATCTGCGATCAGGGCGGCGAATGCCAGTTGCAGGACTTGGCGATGGGCTATGGCCCCTCGGCTTCCCGCTACCAGGAAGAAAAGCGCGTGGTGTTCCACAAGAATGTCGGCCCGCTGATCTCGATGGAAGAGATGAGCCGCTGCATCCACTGCACCCGCTGCGTGCGCTTCGGCCAGGAAATCGCCGGCGTGATGGAACTGGGCATGCTCAATCGCGGCGAGCACTCGGAAATCACGTCCTTCGTCGGCAAAACGGTCGATTCCGAACTCTCGGGCAATATGATTGATCTGTGCCCGGTCGGCGCCCTGACTTCCAAGCCGTTCCGCTATTCCGCCCGCACCTGGGAATTGGGCCGCCGCAAATCGGTCAGCCCGCATGATGCAGTCGGCGCGAATCTGATCGTGCAAGTCAAAAACAACCAGGTCAAGCGCGTTGTGCCGCTGGAAAATGAAGCGGTCAATGAATGCTGGATTTCCGATAAAGACCGTTTCTCCTACGAAGCCTTGAACAGCGAAGAACGCTTGCAACAGCCGATGTTGAAGCAGGGCGGTCAATGGCAAACCGTGGATTGGAAAACCGCGCTCGAATACGTCGCGCACGGCTTGCGCAACATCCGCCACGAACATGGCGCGGACGCAATCGGCGCCCTGGTCAGCCCGCATGCCACGCTGGAAGAAATGGCCCTGGCGGCGAAACTGATGCGCGCAATCGGCAGCGACAACATCGACAGCCGCCTGCGCCAGTCTGATTTTTCGCTGGATGGCAAGATCAAGCCATGGCTTGGTATGCACATCGAAGAACTGGGCCATATGGAACGTGTGCTGGTGATCGGCGCCTTCCTGCGTAAAGATCATCCGCTCTTGTCCGCGCGCCTGCGCCAAGCCGTGAAACACGGCGCCAAGCTGATGCTGGTGCATGGCTGCGACGACGACAATCTGATCCCGGCTGCCGCCAAGATGATTGCCGCGCCGTCTGATTGGCTGGCGGCCTTATCGAAAATCGTGGTCGCCCTGGCGGCGCGCAAACAAATCGCCGCACCGGCTGGCTTTGACGCCGTGCAAGCCGATGACGCCGCGCACAAAATCGCCGAATTGCTGGATGGCGGCGAAGGCCGCGCCATCTTGCTGGGCAATGCCGCCGTCGCCCATCCCGAATACGCCAAGCTGCATGCCGCCGCCGAATGGATTGCCGCCAACAGCGGGGCCAAATTCGGCGTACTGGGTGAAGCCGCCAACAGCGTCGGCGCCTATCTGGCCAAAGCCGTGCCGCAAGACAAGGGCGCGAACGCATTCGACATGATCGCCAAGCCGCGCAAAGCCTATCTGGTGTTGCACGCCGAAGCCGAGCGCGATTGCCACGACACGCGCGCCGCCGCAGCAGCCATGCAGGCAGCGGAAATGGTGGTGCTGATGTCGCCGTTCAAGCAGGGCATGGACTATGCCGACGTGATTCTGCCGGTGGCCCCGTTCACGGAAACCGCAGGCAGCTTTGTGAATTGCGAAGGCCGTTTGCAAAGCTTCCAGGGCGTCGTCAAGGCGCTGGGCGAAACCCGTCCGGCATGGAAAGTTTTGCGCGTGCTGGGCAATCTGCTCGACGCACCGGGTTTTGATTACGACAGCGCAGAGCAGGTGCGCGCCGAAATCACCAAGGTTGCGCATGGCGAATTGATCAGCGGCCTGAACAACCAATCCGGCCTCGCACCGCAAGCCGGGCAAGCCGCCGGCGGACTGCAACGTCTGGCCGATGTGCCGATTTATTTTGCCGATGCGCTGGTGCGCCGCGCGCCGTCGCTGCAAGCCACCGCCGACGCCAAAGCGCCGCGCGCCCTGATGAACCAAGCCACCCTCGCCAAGCATGGCCTGCAAGCCGGCGACGCCGTCACCGTGCGTCAAGGGCAGGGCAGCGCCAGTCTGTTGGCCGCATTGCACGCCGGCCTGCCGGATGATGTGGTGCGTATCGCCGCCGCACATGAAAGCACGGCGCAACTGGGTGCCATGTTTGGCGCTGTGACGCTGGAAAAAGGGAAGGGGGCGTAA
- the nuoH gene encoding NADH-quinone oxidoreductase subunit NuoH, whose translation MDQLLTLVHKFGLDNLGSLWIPLWTLIKIVAIVAPLMICVAYLTLWERKMIGWMQVRHGPNRVGYGLLQPIADGVKLLLKEIILPARSNKALFILAPIMTIMPALACWAVIPFGPEAVLANVNAGLLLLMAIASVEVYGVIIAGWASNSKYSFLGAMRASAQMVSYEIPMGFVLVIVLMVSGSLNFIDIVKSQGAGWGAENGLTFLSWNWLPLLPMFFVYIISGIAETNRHPFDVVEGESEIVAGHMVEYSGMSFAMFFLAEYANMILISVVAVLMFLGGWMAPVAFLDFIPGWIWLGLKTFFVVSIFLWVRASFPRYRYDQIMRLGWKIFIPLTLGYLVFVAAWMQSPWNIWK comes from the coding sequence ATGGATCAATTGTTGACCCTGGTGCACAAGTTTGGCTTGGACAATCTTGGCTCGCTCTGGATTCCGCTGTGGACGCTGATCAAAATCGTGGCCATCGTGGCCCCGTTGATGATTTGCGTGGCCTACCTCACTTTGTGGGAACGCAAAATGATCGGCTGGATGCAAGTGCGTCACGGCCCCAACCGCGTCGGTTACGGCTTGCTGCAACCGATTGCAGACGGCGTCAAGCTGCTGCTCAAAGAAATCATTTTGCCGGCGCGCTCGAATAAAGCGCTGTTCATTCTGGCCCCGATCATGACCATCATGCCGGCGCTGGCGTGCTGGGCGGTGATCCCGTTCGGCCCGGAAGCCGTGCTGGCGAATGTCAACGCCGGTTTGCTGTTATTGATGGCGATTGCCTCGGTGGAAGTGTATGGCGTGATCATCGCCGGCTGGGCCTCCAACTCGAAATACTCTTTCCTGGGCGCCATGCGCGCTTCGGCGCAGATGGTGTCGTATGAAATCCCGATGGGTTTTGTATTGGTGATCGTATTGATGGTGTCGGGCAGCCTGAACTTCATCGACATCGTGAAATCGCAAGGCGCCGGCTGGGGTGCGGAAAATGGCCTGACCTTCCTGTCCTGGAACTGGTTGCCGTTGCTGCCGATGTTCTTTGTGTACATCATTTCCGGCATCGCCGAAACCAACCGCCATCCGTTTGACGTGGTGGAAGGCGAATCGGAAATCGTCGCCGGCCATATGGTGGAATACTCGGGCATGTCGTTCGCCATGTTCTTCCTGGCGGAATACGCAAACATGATTTTGATTTCCGTGGTGGCCGTGTTGATGTTCCTGGGCGGCTGGATGGCCCCGGTGGCTTTCCTGGACTTCATCCCGGGGTGGATCTGGCTGGGTCTGAAGACCTTCTTCGTGGTCTCGATTTTCCTTTGGGTGCGCGCTTCCTTCCCGCGTTACCGCTATGACCAGATCATGCGTTTAGGCTGGAAAATCTTCATCCCGCTGACGCTGGGCTATCTGGTGTTCGTCGCAGCGTGGATGCAAAGCCCATGGAATATCTGGAAATAA